tgaatctttCATTTATCTTTAACTCGATTTCCCTACTCTTTTAGAAGTGATTACATCAATCGAAGATCCCAGAAGGACAATGTCTTTAACTTATTAGACGTCAcgttgtaacatcccacatcgttcaggggagtgatccttatatgtatattctcatccttacctagcacgaggccttttgagagctcactggcttcgggttccgtaggaactccgaagttaagcgagaagggggctagagcaatcctgtgatgggtgacccactgggaagttgctcgtgagttcccaaaaacaaaactgtgagggaatggtaagcccaaagcggacaatatcgtgctacggtggtggagcgggcccgagaagtgatccgtcccgggctgggatgtgacaatatggtatcagagccaatccctgggcggaagtgtgccgacgaggacgtcgggtccctaagggggtggattgtaacatcccacatcgcccaggggagtgatccttatatgtatattcccatccttacctagcacgagaccttttgggagctcactggcttcgggttccataggaactccgaaattaagcgagaaggaggctagagcaatcacgtgatgggtgatccactgggaagttgctcgtgagtttccaaaaacaaaaccgtgagggaatggtaagcccaaagcggacaatatcgtgctacggtgttggagcgggcccgggaagtgatctgccccgagccgggatgtgacaacgtAATTCacttaattaacatattaattttaAGGgtactgttattagcacttcaaaaatttcattctacaatcctcataagtgtatttttctttataattatagaaagtttagagtgccaaatgagatttttgaagtgctaataacaattctcaattTTAAAGTCAAATAAAATCACAAATTGGGATGTACCAAACTtgcaaagaaaaactaatgaaaatggtttgaaaactttgagttttaacgataaggacaaaattaagggtaaaatgaatagtacaaggattgatttttagtgtaaaaatatgggttttcgttaaagtgaacagtactaagagtttttcgttaaaattctcaatTTGCAATAGCAACCCCTTCGCGAGAAAACGACAATCTTATCCTTGCCGTTTGATTATTGATTGGAAGACTTAGGGCTGGTTTTGTATTgctatattttgaaaaaaaattgtttttgctgtgctatgagaataaactcatttttaCTGCTTcacatttttagttttttttgttcatccaaaactgtaaaattaagctatttttaaatatttaccgAACATCTTTTTAGGTTTAGCTTTTTTTGATACGCATTTTTGACTCAAGTACTAAACCAGCCCGTACTTAAAAAGCTGTGGCATTTCGAAGCACTTTATTACTCGGGTTTCCTTTCCTAATCGAACGCAACGGAGAATTTTCCAACCAAAACGACGCCGATCCGAaccaaaatccaaaacccaaaaccctagcaaCGCACCAGACAAATCGAGAATTTAAAAATTCATTGACGCTGGCACTTCAATTTTCTCAGCCCTACCCAGATCTGATTTTCttccacaatttttttcttcgttttatttgtttaatttttagttaaaaaaaaaaatttaaaaacatggCTATGGCGGGGCTGTACAGACGAATCCTTCCTTCTCCTCCGGCAGTCGAATTTGCTTCCTTACAGGGAAAGGTACAACCTTCAGATGCAGCTTCCTCACCCCTTTACTtactttttcttcaaattttcattttttaatttccctcaatattttaaaaatattttttggcaTACTTAGGCCTGATTTGGTACGAGATTTtgaaaaaagttggtataaaaaaaagtcggagttgtttttgtgtttgttagagattcagtttcagttttttttcacagttttgagaaaaaaaaaaaagccaaaaactatAACACTGCGTTGAAAAACTAGCTATTTTTAACATTtgtttacataaaagtttaccaaacactataacattacttttttttttcttctcaaaaacacttttacaaaagagtttaccaaatactctaCTGCTTTAGTGACATATGCTTAATCTCACAGCAcaagcaactttttttcaaaaatatcaAACCAACCATTAACATTTAGCAATAAAGCTTATGTCATCTTCCCCAATTTTATGTAGATACCCTTTCTATAATACAATCTGAATATGTCATCTTCCCCAATTTTTGTTTGCGGTTAAAGTTGTAAGAATTTTGAGTTCAGTGTATGTATGATCCAACATTTGTTTGGCTGCCTGTGTTTTTGAGAATGTAGCTGGTTGTTCATTAAGTCAAGTTATATTGTTTGTTCTTGTGTTTTTTCTAGGGAGTGGATCATTTTCCTGCTTGTGATGTGCTTCTGTTCTGAACCATTTTTTTCGGTTACTAAATTTGATGGTTTTCGAATTGCAGGAGCTTTTTCTTGAAGCCATTCAGAGGGGAACCATGGAGAACTTCTATAGGTTGATTTCTTATTTCCAGACACAATCCGAGCCCGCTTATTGCGGATTGGCGAGCCTGTCCATGGTTTTGAATGCCCTTGCTATTGATCCCGGAAGGAAATGGAAAggtaaagttttaagttttatcaGCTAATATGATTGAGGGTATCATTTTGTTGAACCAGCTAGTGAATGGCATTTTAAAGTTCATCGACAAAGTCAAGTTTCGTTCTATTCGTCATCCTGTTAATCGCATCCATTTAAGTTCTATTGGATAAATTCTGACTAGATTGACTTTCGAAATTGTCCAGGTCATTATAATCTGAGCTGTTGATGATAAAACTGTCTTAGACTAATTGCTTTATTGTCCTATCGAGTATATGTTTAGAATGATGAAGCATAGCTTTGGTGGATTTAAGAATTTGCTCTTGGTTAGCTCTTACAAGTGTGACACTTTAGTATTGTATGATGTTTTTCCTTGCTATTCTTTACGCAGTATAAAATGCATTACACATTATAGCAGTTGTTACCTCTCATTATTGCCTCCATCTAGTTTGCAAACGCCCTGACTATAATAAATGTTTCTGTTTGGTGATTTTCTGTGGAGTGAGATCCTATAATCTATGTATTAACACTGAGTTCTTTTTTCACAGGACCCTGGAGATGGTTTGATGAATCTATGTTAGACTGCTGCGAGCCTTTGGAGACTGTCAAGGAAAAAGGCATCTCATTTGGGAAGCTTGTCTGCTTGGCTCACTGTGCTGGAGCAAAAGTTGAAGCCTTTCGCACAAATCATAGCACAATTGATGAGTTTCGTAAATATGTATTGAGATGTTCTACTTCTGATGATTGTCATGTGATCTCATCATACGATAGATCAGTTCTCAAACAGGTTATATTACTATTCTGCTCTACATTTTCTTTGGTGGAACCATTAGTCAATACTATTCTACTATACTGATGATTATCTCAGTTATGGATTCTGCTTATATGACCCCGCGTTACACTCCCCAGTTCTTCGAAAGCTGATCAGGTATTGACTAGTATGAATCAAATTTTTACTGCAGACAGGTACTGGTCATTTTTCACCAATTGGTGGCTATCATGCTGAAAGAGACATGGCGCTTATTTTGGATGTTGCACGTTTTAAGTATCCTCCCCATTGGGTACCCCTCAAAATTCTTTGGGACGCCATGAATAATGTTGATTCATCTACTGGACAACGCAGAGGGTATGCATTTGTGTGTGCTAGTGAATATTGCCTTTATACTGGATACTATCCCAATTATATTGGATATGCATGTCAGAAGCAATTTCTATATATTTTTGCTAGATATGAGGTGCATTGTATGTTAACAACATTCTTAAttattaaattccattttttgcGCAGGTTCATGCTTATATCCAGGCCTCACAGTGAGCCAGGACAACTTTATACTCTGGTATGATTGGCAATTTGATCACTTCGAACCCAAACTGAACTCTTCGGACACTAGCACACAATTAATTTTGGTTGTCTGAGTGTGCATGTCTTTCTCTGCAgcttattaatttgtttatatacTTTTTCCTGTATTAATGAATATGACCTCTACCTGTATGATGTGttttgatttgttaatttgtcaTTATTGTATGCCATCTCTCTGATATGGTGTGTTTGTATTTGACAAAAGTATTTATGTTTGTGTGCTGGAGTTATAAAAAATCTTGGATTGCTTACTTATTATATGATCGTTGGAGATTTTTATCTATTTCTCTTTGGGATCTGCAGAGCTGCAAACATGAGAGTTGGGTTGGTGTTGCGAAATACTTAATGGATGATGTTCCTCTTCTTCTAAAATCGGAGGAGGTGAAAGACATTCAAGAAGTTCTCTCTGTTGTTTTCATGTCACTTCCATCCTATTTTGGGCAGTTCATCAAGTGGGTTGCAGAAGTTCGGAGACGAGAGGATGGTGGCCAAAGCTTAAGCCCAGAGGAAAAAGCTAGGCTTGCTGTCAAGGTGATCTGTCTTCTAGAGCTTCACATTTACTTATTTTcagtttctttgttttccctTGTCCTGCATAAAATCGTCCCATTTTGTATCTTTAAGAACCCCAAACTATTTTCTAGTTTTAATCTCAATACCCAAATTTTTACTTGCAGGAGGAGGTACTGAGACAAGTCCAGGACACTGGCCTTTTTAAACACGTGGCAGAATTATTATCTTCAGCACATTCATGCTGCGGAAACTTATATTCTGGTCATGAAGAAAACTTGCCCAACATTGCTGCGAGCGTTTGCTGCCAAGGCGCACAAATTTTGTCGGGGAACTCTGCCTTCTCGGGGGTGTATTGCTGTCAGGAAACATGTGTGAAATGCTTCAAGGCAAATGGCGACAAGCCAGTCACGGTTGTGAGTGGGACAGTGGTAAATGGTGGAACCGAGGAGAAGATGGACATGCTTGTTCCTTCATCAAAAACAAATTCAGGATGTTCTTGTGCAATTGGGATTCATCCTGCTAGCAATGACGTTCTAACAGCACTTCTACTGGCCTTGCCCCCAGGTACATGGTCTGGGATCAAAGACGAGAAGCTTTCAAAAGAAATATCTAACCTTGTTTCCACTGTAAATCTTCCTACTTTGCTTCAAGAAGAGGTaagtttaaatattttgtagTTTTCAGCTAATTTTTCCAGTTAATTTGCGTCTTTGATCAGATAATTCGAATCTGCGCCTACTTTCGAAGATTTTATAACATTACCTACTGGCTTGGCACAGGTTTTGCACTTGCGACGCCAGCTCCACCTTCTCAAGAAATGCCAGGAGGATAGGGTAGACGACGATCTTGGCTCTCCTCTCGCTTAGACTTCTCTCATGTTTACTCTGATTTTCCTATTATCGCCAACGGACATCAAGCCAAAAAAAGCTTACCTATCAAGTTACGGATAGATAGAGGCACTGCAGAAAGCTATATGTATTACAGAATTGAATGATCAAGAAGAGTCATGGCGAAGAGCCGGTTGTTTCCCTCAGATGAAGCCGCTGGCTGAATTGCGTGCTAACTGAAATACCGATGTTGGGATGTTTGCACTGTGTTTTATGATCAAGATTCTTGATCACTGtggtttttggttgaatttaaTCTAATGCCACCCAATTTTCCTGTGTTAGTTTGGTCTGACTCTCTACTCAGTCACAGAGTTGTTGAGAATTGAGGTGCAAAGATGAATTGGATTGCAAATTCAATTGAAGCTATACATACTTTGTACTTGAAGAGCTCGTATAAATATAGTGGTGATATGTGAGGTAAATTATTTTCGCACGTATTTTGTCTGTGCTCgttcttgtttattttttaaattattcttatttgattaattcaaatgctaAAAGTAAGTATGAGTCCTGTAATTGATTTGTTTACTAATTTCTATTATATTTTTAACCACGGTTGGCTATGATTACAACTGAAATAAAAATCGATAATTTTGTGGCTTAAAAACACCAAATCTCATGTTAATTATCATGTCATGACTATTCTGATCAATGATATGGTCACAATTGTAATAAtgtgaatttttttcattactCATATATTATAAGACGATCATAGTTAAAATCATccattttcaaataatttagtATTGAATTCTTCGTTTAATATTGACGCATTAAAAAACCAACCGGCTCCAATGTTGAAAACATGGGACGATCACCAACGCAAACGGCACGTCGTTCTGCATCGCGAAAAAAGCACAAAATTAGCTTTACGTTCTTAGAGGAGTCTAGAGTTTTTGAATTCAAAAAGGTTaaaggagggggagagagagagatggggaagAGATCCTCTCCAAACTTTTCCACCAAAATGATCGTATCAAGTGATTagagtttttgaaattttatctaacagcaaaaaattattataacttttaagaaATCAAAATGAATAATCCgttgaatgaaattttaaaatttcagaTTACTTGATCTGATAAGCTCTGAGAGAAGAGATCTGGCACAAAAAGGGGTTTTGGTTACCCgccacaaataaattaaaaggtCAACGAATTACAACAgtgtttcaaaatttaatataaaaaaaaggacGGAATATTATTTGCTTGCTGAAAGCCCGAAAGCTGAAGAAAAGCACTTTTCCTCGAGAATAATCTCACTCTCCAAATCCCACTCACTCTCGCTTTCGTATTCGAATCCTGTTTCTGAATCGAATTCCCACCTCGAGATTAATGGCGGTGGTCGGCCTCTACCGCCGGAAGCTTCCCTCTCCTCCTGCAATCGAATTTGCTTCCCCAGACGGAAAGGTTCTctgcctccctctctctctagaacaGAATGAATTGCATGTGGGTGTTTTTGGTTGGTTCTGTGTGAatgtgaattttaattttatcattttacaGAATTTATTTACTGAAGCTCTTGGAAATGGAACCATGGAAGGGTTTTTCAAGTTGATCTCTTACTACCAAACGCAGTCGGAGCCTGCTTATTGCGGGCTGTCCACCCTCGCCGTCGTCCTCAACGCCCTCGCCATTGATCCCGGAAGAAAATGGAAAGGTGATTGCTTTTCTCAATTTGCCCAATTTCCCTAATGTACTTTTTGATTTAGAGCTAAATTGGgatttgggtttagggttttgttcaattCTGGTGCTCCAAATGCCCTTTGGATTATAAGGGCGTATACTTTGGGCTTGTTTGAGACTGCTTCTTGAATAGCTAAAAGTACTTTTTGACAATAAAAAACGTGTCTGACTAAGTTTGGcataaaaacttaaaagcaATTATTGGTCGTTGAACTAGCAGGTGCTTCATGaaacactttcaagttttcaagTGCTTTTCATAGAATCACATGGatttgtaataatttttttaacatgttTATGATAAAAGCACGGCAAAAGTGCTACCTACATAAGCAGTCCCAACGAGTCTTTTGTTTATTTGCCTGATCTCCTGTGACTTTTTGTGAGCTTAGGCCCATGGAGATGGTTTGATGACTCAATGCTGGATTGCTGTGAGCCTTTGGCAAAGGTCAAAGCCGAAGGCATCACATTCGGGAAAGTTGCATGCTTGGCGCATTGCAACGGCGCTGAGGTCAAGGCATTACGAACCTATGAAAGTTCGGTGGATGAATTTCGTAACCATGTCATTTCATGTACTTCTTCAGAGGATTGTCATGTCATCACATCTTACCACAGAGCTGCATTTAGCCAGGTTTTGTGAGACTCGTCCTTTCTACCACTGAGTTGTCTCCACATTGAAGTTTTGTCTTTGCATATCTAGGAAATTGAGTTAGTTTGTTTTATCTTGTATCATTGAGTTGTATTTGTGATCATTAGTGACATATTAGCACTGCTCTATCTGGTTACAGACTGGAAGTGGTCATTTTTCACCAATTGGTGGCTATCACGCTGGAACAGATATGGTTCTCAT
This genomic stretch from Pyrus communis chromosome 2, drPyrComm1.1, whole genome shotgun sequence harbors:
- the LOC137725758 gene encoding glutathione gamma-glutamylcysteinyltransferase 1-like isoform X2 gives rise to the protein MAMAGLYRRILPSPPAVEFASLQGKELFLEAIQRGTMENFYRLISYFQTQSEPAYCGLASLSMVLNALAIDPGRKWKGPWRWFDESMLDCCEPLETVKEKGISFGKLVCLAHCAGAKVEAFRTNHSTIDEFRKYVLRCSTSDDCHVISSYDRSVLKQTGTGHFSPIGGYHAERDMALILDVARFKYPPHWVPLKILWDAMNNVDSSTGQRRGFMLISRPHSEPGQLYTLSCKHESWVGVAKYLMDDVPLLLKSEEVKDIQEVLSVVFMSLPSYFGQFIKWVAEVRRREDGGQSLSPEEKARLAVKEEVLRQVQDTGLFKHVAELLSSAHSCCGNLYSGHEENLPNIAASVCCQGAQILSGNSAFSGVYCCQETCVKCFKANGDKPVTVVSGTVVNGGTEEKMDMLVPSSKTNSGCSCAIGIHPASNDVLTALLLALPPGTWSGIKDEKLSKEISNLVSTVNLPTLLQEEVLHLRRQLHLLKKCQEDRVDDDLGSPLA
- the LOC137725758 gene encoding glutathione gamma-glutamylcysteinyltransferase 1-like isoform X1 yields the protein MVGLNQKKSEQISMCNGFYKRPLPSPPAIEFSSSKGKELFLEAIQRGTMENFYRLISYFQTQSEPAYCGLASLSMVLNALAIDPGRKWKGPWRWFDESMLDCCEPLETVKEKGISFGKLVCLAHCAGAKVEAFRTNHSTIDEFRKYVLRCSTSDDCHVISSYDRSVLKQTGTGHFSPIGGYHAERDMALILDVARFKYPPHWVPLKILWDAMNNVDSSTGQRRGFMLISRPHSEPGQLYTLSCKHESWVGVAKYLMDDVPLLLKSEEVKDIQEVLSVVFMSLPSYFGQFIKWVAEVRRREDGGQSLSPEEKARLAVKEEVLRQVQDTGLFKHVAELLSSAHSCCGNLYSGHEENLPNIAASVCCQGAQILSGNSAFSGVYCCQETCVKCFKANGDKPVTVVSGTVVNGGTEEKMDMLVPSSKTNSGCSCAIGIHPASNDVLTALLLALPPGTWSGIKDEKLSKEISNLVSTVNLPTLLQEEVLHLRRQLHLLKKCQEDRVDDDLGSPLA